One Bacteroidota bacterium genomic window carries:
- a CDS encoding AAA family ATPase, which translates to MLGTRISESVSKKLNYTPTPSQDLLIKELSEFSLAGRDGDVLLVKGFAGTGKTTTLSAYIKTLNELGTKSILLAPTGRAAKVLMNYAGHTAQTIHKKIYRQVSSVDGFGRFQLDRNLHSQTIFVVDEASMIHHEQNNASPFGSGSLLLDLLHYVNNGKGCRLILMGDTAQLPPIGTLLSPALDKDEIRKAGFSVKEITLSDVVRQTETSSILTNATNIRNKIETNNFTLPLFNFSHGDQVVSLPGSELIEALGNSYNRCGTKNTLVICRSNKRANKYNMGIRHQVFWREEELSPGDMLMVVKNNYFWLKNSEAADFIANGDIIELLKVKKYSELYGFRFAWCTVRLVDYEIELDTILLLDSLHSESAALSTEQNKQLFYSILEDYEQIKPKKKQYEMVRQNEYFNALQVKYANAVTCHKAQGGQWKEIYVDAGYLTPENIDKEYLRWLYTAVTRATEKVYLVGFKEEYLSGS; encoded by the coding sequence ATGCTCGGTACCAGGATATCGGAAAGTGTTTCAAAAAAATTGAATTACACCCCAACCCCTTCTCAGGACTTGCTGATAAAGGAGTTGTCGGAATTTTCATTGGCAGGTCGCGATGGAGATGTATTGCTCGTTAAAGGTTTTGCTGGAACCGGAAAAACCACCACACTAAGTGCATACATAAAAACATTGAATGAGCTAGGCACAAAAAGTATACTACTTGCCCCTACCGGAAGAGCTGCTAAGGTTTTAATGAATTATGCGGGGCACACAGCTCAGACAATCCATAAGAAAATCTACCGGCAAGTTTCATCTGTAGATGGTTTTGGTCGGTTTCAACTCGACAGAAACCTGCATAGCCAAACCATTTTCGTAGTCGACGAGGCTTCCATGATACATCATGAACAAAACAATGCTTCGCCTTTTGGTAGCGGGTCTCTTCTGCTCGATTTGTTGCACTACGTAAACAATGGAAAGGGATGTAGGTTGATTTTAATGGGTGACACTGCCCAATTACCTCCAATAGGAACTTTACTGAGCCCGGCCCTTGATAAGGATGAAATCAGAAAGGCTGGGTTTTCGGTGAAAGAAATTACCTTAAGCGATGTGGTGCGCCAAACAGAAACTTCCTCCATCTTGACGAATGCCACTAATATTCGGAATAAAATCGAAACCAACAATTTTACATTGCCCCTATTTAATTTTAGCCATGGAGATCAGGTTGTTTCGTTGCCTGGCAGTGAGTTAATCGAAGCACTCGGCAACAGCTACAACCGTTGTGGCACTAAAAACACTCTTGTCATTTGCCGCTCGAACAAAAGAGCTAACAAATATAATATGGGCATCCGTCACCAGGTTTTCTGGCGCGAAGAAGAGCTTTCGCCAGGAGATATGCTGATGGTAGTGAAAAACAATTATTTCTGGCTTAAAAATTCTGAAGCTGCCGATTTTATTGCCAATGGCGATATAATAGAACTTCTGAAGGTAAAGAAGTATAGCGAGCTTTATGGGTTTCGCTTTGCCTGGTGCACCGTAAGACTTGTTGATTACGAAATTGAACTCGACACCATTTTGCTTCTCGACTCGCTCCATAGTGAATCGGCAGCTTTAAGTACCGAGCAGAACAAACAATTGTTCTATTCCATTCTGGAAGATTATGAACAGATAAAACCAAAAAAGAAACAATACGAAATGGTTCGGCAAAACGAATATTTCAATGCCCTTCAGGTAAAATATGCCAATGCCGTAACCTGCCATAAAGCGCAAGGCGGACAATGGAAAGAAATATATGTCGATGCTGGCTACCTTACCCCCGAAAACATCGACAAAGAATACTTGCGATGGCTATATACCGCAGTTACAAGGGCTACCGAGAAAGTATACCTGGTAGGATTTAAAGAAGAATACCTGAGTGGTAGCTAA
- a CDS encoding SDR family oxidoreductase: MKKILVTGGAGFIGSHLCERLLNEGNEVICLDNYFTGSKSNVVHLLDHPYFELIRHDITSPFYIEVDEIYNLACPASPIHYQYNPIKTIKTSVMGAINMLGLAKRIRAKVLQASTSEVYGDPKIHPQTEDYWGHVNPIGTRSCYDEGKRCAETLFMDYYHQNKVRIKIIRIFNTYGPRMHPNDGRVVSNFIVQALSNKDITIYGDGSQTRSFQYVDDLVEGMIRMMNTGDEVIGPVNIGNPGEFKIIELAEKILKMTNSKSKIVFKPLPADDPIQRQPDISVAKKTLNSWHPLIDLDAGLVKTIDYFKSTL, encoded by the coding sequence ATGAAAAAAATTCTGGTTACAGGTGGTGCTGGTTTCATCGGCTCTCACTTATGCGAAAGATTGCTCAATGAGGGTAATGAGGTTATTTGCCTCGATAACTATTTTACCGGCTCTAAAAGCAATGTGGTTCATTTACTGGACCATCCCTATTTTGAGCTGATTCGCCATGATATTACTTCACCTTTTTATATAGAGGTGGACGAAATTTATAATCTGGCATGCCCGGCTTCTCCAATCCATTACCAGTACAATCCCATTAAAACGATTAAAACTTCGGTAATGGGAGCTATCAACATGCTTGGTTTGGCCAAACGTATCAGGGCTAAGGTGCTTCAGGCTTCAACCAGCGAGGTGTATGGCGATCCGAAAATTCATCCTCAAACTGAAGATTACTGGGGACACGTGAATCCAATTGGCACCCGTTCCTGCTACGACGAAGGCAAGCGATGCGCCGAGACGCTATTTATGGATTATTACCATCAGAATAAGGTGCGGATAAAGATTATTCGAATATTCAATACTTATGGTCCGCGTATGCACCCGAACGACGGACGTGTGGTATCGAATTTTATTGTTCAAGCCTTATCGAATAAAGACATTACCATTTACGGTGATGGTTCCCAGACCCGTAGTTTTCAATATGTCGATGACCTGGTAGAAGGGATGATACGCATGATGAATACAGGCGATGAAGTAATTGGACCTGTCAACATCGGGAATCCGGGTGAATTTAAAATCATTGAACTAGCCGAAAAGATTCTGAAGATGACCAACTCTAAATCAAAAATTGTTTTTAAACCATTGCCAGCCGACGATCCGATTCAGCGGCAACCCGATATTAGTGTAGCAAAAAAAACACTCAATAGCTGGCACCCCTTGATAGACCTCGATGCCGGTCTGGTTAAAACCATCGATTATTTCAAAAGCACCTTATAA
- the rfbD gene encoding dTDP-4-dehydrorhamnose reductase gives MSRIIVTGANGQLGSEIKKIEKKYPSFTFIYTDIDSLDLTDASLLESFILAQKPDYLINCAAYTAVDKAEQDVKTAELVNARVPGMLGLLANKYRYHIVHISTDYVFSGEFYRPLTESDPTQPASSYGKTKLEGERLLMLENEAIILRTSWLYSAFGNNFVKSMLRLGAERKELGVVFDQTGTPTAAGDLADAIMHIISNHQANKEWHAGVYHFSNEGVCSWYDFAFEIMAFAGLNCKVKPILTREYQLPAPRPAYSVLDKTRIKNTFKLEIPYWKESLYRVLEELKITKATH, from the coding sequence ATGAGCAGGATTATTGTAACAGGAGCTAATGGTCAGCTGGGTAGTGAAATTAAAAAAATAGAGAAGAAATATCCTTCATTTACTTTCATTTATACTGACATCGACAGCCTAGATTTGACAGATGCCTCTTTGCTGGAATCGTTTATTCTCGCTCAAAAGCCAGATTACCTTATTAATTGTGCTGCTTACACGGCTGTTGATAAAGCTGAACAGGATGTAAAAACTGCAGAATTAGTGAATGCGAGAGTGCCAGGGATGCTTGGTTTGCTGGCTAATAAGTACAGGTATCATATTGTCCATATTTCTACTGATTATGTGTTCTCTGGAGAATTCTACAGGCCATTGACAGAAAGCGATCCAACTCAACCGGCTTCATCTTATGGAAAAACTAAACTGGAAGGCGAAAGGCTTTTAATGCTGGAAAATGAAGCAATCATTTTGCGTACTTCATGGTTGTATTCGGCCTTTGGCAACAACTTTGTAAAAAGCATGTTGCGGCTTGGTGCCGAAAGAAAAGAGCTGGGTGTTGTGTTTGATCAGACAGGAACACCCACAGCAGCAGGTGACCTTGCTGATGCCATTATGCACATTATTTCGAATCATCAGGCAAACAAAGAATGGCATGCCGGTGTTTATCATTTTTCGAACGAAGGAGTTTGCAGCTGGTACGATTTTGCGTTTGAAATTATGGCGTTTGCCGGCCTAAACTGTAAAGTGAAACCCATTTTAACACGAGAATATCAATTGCCAGCTCCACGGCCTGCTTACAGCGTATTGGACAAAACAAGGATAAAGAATACTTTTAAACTGGAAATTCCCTATTGGAAAGAAAGCCTTTACAGGGTTCTGGAAGAATTGAAGATAACCAAAGCAACTCATTAA
- a CDS encoding UDP-glucose/GDP-mannose dehydrogenase family protein, translated as MKIAIVGTGYVGLVTGTCFAETGVDVVCVDIDKEKIENLKKGIIPIYEPGLQPMVERNYSKGRLQFSTSLKETIQDCEAVFIAVGTPPDEDGSADLKYVLTVAREIGMYMTNYLVAVTKSTVPITTSEKVKAAIAEELKKRNVNLEFDIASNPEFLKEGSAVDDFLRPDRIVIGVENERAEKIMRRLYKPFVLNNHPLIFMDVPSAEMTKYAANSMLATKISFMNDIANLCEIVGADITSVRRGIGSDPRIGDKFIYAGAGYGGSCFPKDVKALVKSGSDYGHKLRILQAVEDVNNDQKLVIFNKVKSHFRGNLKGKKIALWGLSFKPNTDDMREAPSLVTIEKLLEAGAQVSAYDPVAVHETKRIMGNTIQYAADMYETVIDADAVILMTEWSEFRMPNYVVLEKLLKEKVMFDGRNIYDPVEMKEKGFEYYGIGRKIV; from the coding sequence ATGAAAATTGCTATTGTTGGAACCGGTTATGTAGGTTTGGTTACAGGCACTTGTTTTGCTGAAACAGGGGTTGATGTAGTTTGTGTCGATATTGACAAGGAAAAAATCGAAAACCTGAAAAAGGGCATCATCCCAATTTATGAACCTGGACTTCAGCCCATGGTGGAGCGGAATTACTCCAAAGGAAGGTTGCAGTTTTCTACCAGTCTGAAAGAAACCATTCAGGATTGCGAAGCTGTGTTTATTGCAGTAGGTACCCCACCTGATGAAGATGGCAGTGCCGATTTAAAATACGTACTTACCGTGGCCCGCGAAATAGGTATGTACATGACCAATTATCTTGTAGCTGTTACCAAGAGTACCGTGCCTATTACTACCTCCGAAAAAGTGAAAGCTGCCATTGCCGAAGAGCTAAAAAAACGGAACGTAAACCTGGAGTTTGACATTGCTTCGAACCCCGAGTTCTTAAAAGAAGGATCAGCTGTGGATGATTTCTTACGTCCTGACCGGATTGTTATTGGGGTTGAAAACGAAAGAGCCGAAAAAATTATGCGTCGCTTGTACAAACCTTTTGTACTCAACAACCATCCGCTCATCTTTATGGATGTGCCTTCGGCCGAAATGACCAAGTATGCAGCCAACTCAATGCTGGCCACTAAAATTAGCTTTATGAACGATATTGCGAATTTGTGCGAAATTGTGGGTGCCGACATTACCAGTGTGCGCCGTGGCATTGGAAGTGATCCTCGTATTGGCGATAAATTTATTTATGCCGGAGCGGGCTATGGAGGTTCGTGCTTTCCAAAAGATGTAAAGGCTCTGGTAAAATCAGGAAGCGATTATGGTCATAAATTGCGCATTCTTCAGGCTGTGGAAGATGTAAATAACGATCAGAAACTTGTTATATTCAATAAGGTAAAGTCACATTTTAGAGGAAACCTGAAAGGAAAAAAGATTGCGCTTTGGGGTCTTTCTTTCAAACCAAATACCGACGACATGCGCGAAGCTCCGTCGCTGGTTACTATCGAGAAACTCCTCGAGGCCGGAGCACAAGTGAGTGCCTACGATCCGGTGGCTGTTCACGAAACTAAAAGAATTATGGGGAACACAATCCAATACGCTGCCGACATGTACGAAACAGTTATTGATGCCGATGCAGTTATTTTAATGACCGAATGGAGCGAATTCAGAATGCCGAATTACGTTGTGCTCGAAAAATTATTAAAAGAGAAAGTCATGTTCGACGGCAGAAATATCTACGATCCGGTGGAAATGAAAGAAAAGGGCTTTGAATATTACGGTATCGGTAGAAAAATAGTTTAA
- the rfbA gene encoding glucose-1-phosphate thymidylyltransferase RfbA, giving the protein MKGIILAGGSGTRLYPLTETISKQILPVYDKPMIFYPLSVLMLAGIKEILIISTPHDLPLFRKLLKDGSQWGIHFEFAEQPSPDGLAQAFIIGEKFIGNDSVCLILGDNIYYGHGFGKTLLRTAQLEDGATVFGYYVTDPERYGVVEFNSEGKAVSLEEKPKQPKSNYAVTGLYFYSNDVVNKAKNLKPSVRGELEITDLNRLYLHENRLQVEILGRGMAWLDTGTHESLLQAGNYIHTIEARQGLKVSCIEEIAYKRGFISREQLIQLAQPLLKNQYGQYLISIAESKIVTFD; this is encoded by the coding sequence ATGAAAGGAATAATACTTGCCGGAGGATCGGGTACCAGGCTTTACCCTCTTACCGAAACCATTTCGAAACAAATATTGCCGGTTTATGACAAGCCTATGATCTTTTACCCACTATCTGTACTGATGCTTGCCGGTATTAAAGAAATTCTTATCATCAGCACTCCGCATGATTTGCCACTGTTTCGTAAATTGTTGAAAGATGGCAGCCAGTGGGGAATACATTTCGAATTTGCCGAGCAGCCTTCGCCCGATGGTTTGGCGCAGGCCTTTATTATAGGGGAGAAATTTATCGGCAACGACAGTGTGTGCCTGATTCTGGGCGATAACATTTACTATGGTCATGGTTTTGGAAAAACCTTGCTGAGAACTGCTCAATTAGAAGATGGTGCTACGGTGTTTGGTTATTATGTTACCGATCCGGAACGTTATGGCGTCGTGGAGTTCAATTCAGAAGGCAAGGCAGTGAGTCTGGAAGAAAAACCAAAACAACCCAAATCGAATTATGCCGTGACAGGTTTGTACTTTTATAGCAACGACGTGGTAAACAAGGCAAAAAACCTGAAACCATCGGTACGTGGCGAGTTGGAAATTACAGACCTGAACCGCTTATACCTCCATGAAAACCGCTTGCAAGTTGAAATACTGGGTCGAGGCATGGCCTGGCTCGATACGGGCACACACGAAAGCCTGCTTCAGGCCGGAAACTATATTCACACCATCGAAGCACGGCAGGGGCTTAAAGTTTCCTGCATCGAAGAGATTGCCTACAAAAGAGGCTTTATCTCTCGCGAGCAGCTTATTCAACTAGCCCAACCTCTGCTTAAGAACCAATACGGACAATATTTAATTAGCATTGCCGAGAGTAAAATAGTAACATTTGATTAA
- a CDS encoding phospho-sugar mutase yields MIDQNLLEQVKKKANEWLNGNYDKETKNQVKKLLENDEKELVESFYCELEFGTGGLRGIMGVGTNRMNIYTVGMATQGLSNYLKKNFETLKQVKVAIAYDCRNNSRLFAETTAKIFSANGFKVYLFESLRPTPELSYAIRQLGCQSGVVITASHNPKEYNGYKAYWDDGGQVVSPHDKNIIAEVQKIKTVDEIRFEGIEANIELLGDAFDEKYTDMIKGLSLSPAIIEKHKNLKMVYTPIHGTGVKLVPLALRKLGFTSIYNVPEQDVVDGNFPTVYSPNPEETAALKMAIEKAEKIDAELVMATDPDADRVGVAVKDNNGKFVILNGNQTAALITQYMLSQWQKNNKLTGKEFIVKTIVTSELLVEIAKKYKVDYFDVLTGFKWIAAVIKQYEGQKTFICGGEESYGFMVGPEVRDKDAVSACAIVAETAAWAKEQGKSLFDLLLDIYVQYGFYLEDLVSVVRKGKDGAEEIQRMMVDFRSNPPASLGGSPVVRIADYEVQQMTDRLTGSKTPINLPKSNVLQFYTADGTKVSVRPSGTEPKIKFYFGVKESLSNAAEYSHVLKTLAGKIESIKKDLNI; encoded by the coding sequence ATGATCGATCAGAATTTGCTCGAACAGGTAAAGAAAAAAGCCAATGAATGGCTCAATGGTAATTACGATAAAGAAACCAAAAATCAGGTTAAAAAGCTTTTAGAGAACGACGAAAAAGAACTCGTCGAATCGTTTTACTGTGAGCTTGAATTTGGTACCGGAGGCCTGCGGGGAATTATGGGTGTAGGCACCAACCGCATGAACATATATACAGTTGGAATGGCTACCCAGGGTTTATCGAATTACCTGAAAAAGAATTTCGAAACTCTTAAACAGGTAAAAGTTGCCATTGCATACGATTGTCGCAACAACAGTCGATTATTTGCCGAAACTACTGCCAAAATATTTTCTGCCAATGGGTTTAAAGTGTACCTCTTTGAGTCGCTTCGCCCTACTCCCGAGCTTTCCTATGCCATCCGACAACTGGGTTGCCAGAGTGGAGTAGTGATTACCGCATCGCACAACCCTAAGGAATACAATGGGTACAAGGCATACTGGGACGATGGCGGACAGGTTGTGTCGCCCCACGATAAAAACATCATTGCCGAAGTACAAAAAATAAAAACGGTCGATGAAATTCGCTTCGAAGGGATTGAAGCGAATATTGAACTTTTGGGTGATGCGTTTGACGAGAAATATACCGATATGATCAAAGGTTTGTCACTTTCTCCGGCAATTATCGAAAAGCATAAGAACCTGAAAATGGTTTACACTCCCATACATGGCACCGGAGTGAAATTAGTGCCTTTGGCTTTAAGAAAACTTGGCTTTACCTCCATTTACAATGTTCCGGAACAAGATGTTGTGGATGGCAATTTTCCAACGGTCTATTCACCCAATCCGGAAGAAACAGCTGCCCTCAAAATGGCCATTGAAAAGGCAGAAAAAATTGATGCCGAGCTGGTAATGGCCACAGATCCCGATGCCGACAGGGTAGGAGTGGCCGTTAAGGACAACAATGGAAAGTTTGTAATACTGAATGGCAACCAAACGGCTGCCCTTATTACCCAATACATGCTCTCGCAATGGCAAAAGAATAATAAGCTTACCGGAAAGGAATTTATTGTAAAAACGATTGTTACCAGTGAATTGCTCGTAGAAATTGCAAAGAAATACAAGGTAGACTATTTTGATGTGTTGACAGGTTTTAAATGGATTGCGGCAGTGATTAAGCAATACGAGGGACAAAAGACCTTTATCTGTGGTGGCGAAGAAAGCTATGGATTTATGGTAGGTCCGGAGGTACGCGATAAAGATGCTGTTTCTGCATGCGCCATTGTGGCCGAAACTGCTGCATGGGCTAAGGAGCAAGGAAAATCTCTTTTCGACCTTCTTCTCGATATCTATGTGCAATATGGTTTTTACCTCGAAGACCTTGTTTCTGTGGTACGAAAGGGTAAAGACGGCGCCGAAGAGATTCAGAGAATGATGGTAGATTTTCGAAGCAATCCTCCTGCATCGCTTGGAGGTTCACCTGTTGTGCGCATTGCCGATTACGAAGTACAGCAGATGACAGACAGGTTGACAGGGTCGAAAACACCAATCAATTTGCCCAAGTCGAATGTGCTGCAATTTTATACAGCCGACGGAACAAAAGTTTCGGTGCGGCCATCAGGCACTGAGCCAAAAATAAAATTCTATTTTGGAGTTAAGGAAAGCTTGAGCAATGCTGCTGAATACAGCCATGTTTTAAAAACATTAGCTGGAAAAATCGAATCCATTAAAAAGGACTTAAATATTTAA
- a CDS encoding S8 family serine peptidase: MRKNKITILLAALMMQAFSVYALDKGDSLKQANWQNLDPTIDKVMGISTEKAYAELLQGKQSKTVIVAVIDGGVDTTHEDLRSILWVNEKEIPNNGIDDDNNGYIDDIHGWNFIGNAQGENIHHATLELTRLYALYQELYAGMNQDSLLASEDESLKQYKKVVTDFEAKKSEADANYQYVTKIASDFVRYDSILRVLTGKENYTEKEIKALKLEKKSLADSARRFITMASKQGINQERIDKYSEYLQNRIDYHYNPDFKAREVIGDDEQQWLTSQYGNNDVMGEEPGHGTMVSGAIAAVRNNNIGVNGIADNVRIMAIRTVPDGDEWDKDVAASIKYAIDNGAEIINMSFGKSYSPQKHFVDSIVKLADAANVLLVHAAGNDNNNIDIEENFPNRYSSGAELLVNNYITVGASAISAKKNNLVAGFSNYGKKQVDLFAPGHDLLLCAPGNEYEVASGTSFAAPVVSGVAALIKSYYPMLSAAQVKDIILKSAVTNDYDVKLPGTTGKKATIVPFKDLSLTGGVVNVYEALKLAETVSKQ; this comes from the coding sequence ATGAGAAAAAACAAAATTACCATTCTGCTCGCCGCACTTATGATGCAGGCATTTAGCGTTTATGCGCTTGATAAAGGCGATTCGCTAAAACAGGCCAATTGGCAAAATCTCGATCCCACTATCGATAAGGTAATGGGTATCAGCACTGAAAAAGCATATGCTGAATTGCTTCAGGGTAAGCAGTCTAAAACAGTGATAGTGGCTGTAATTGATGGGGGGGTCGATACCACACACGAAGACCTGAGAAGTATTTTATGGGTGAATGAAAAGGAAATTCCAAACAACGGAATCGACGACGATAACAACGGTTATATCGATGATATTCATGGCTGGAACTTTATTGGTAACGCGCAAGGAGAAAATATCCATCATGCAACTCTGGAACTTACGCGCTTGTATGCTCTTTATCAGGAACTATATGCAGGAATGAACCAGGATTCGCTTCTGGCTTCCGAAGACGAGAGTCTGAAACAATATAAAAAAGTAGTAACAGACTTCGAAGCCAAGAAATCGGAAGCCGATGCAAATTATCAGTATGTCACAAAAATTGCATCTGATTTTGTTCGCTACGATTCTATACTTCGCGTTCTAACAGGAAAAGAAAACTATACAGAAAAAGAAATAAAAGCCCTTAAGCTGGAAAAAAAGTCCTTAGCCGACTCTGCCCGGAGGTTTATTACCATGGCCTCGAAACAGGGAATCAACCAGGAGCGTATTGACAAATACTCCGAATACCTTCAAAACAGGATAGATTACCATTATAACCCCGATTTTAAAGCACGCGAGGTAATAGGCGATGATGAGCAACAATGGCTCACGAGCCAGTATGGCAACAACGACGTAATGGGCGAAGAACCGGGCCATGGCACCATGGTTTCAGGAGCCATTGCTGCAGTTCGAAACAATAACATAGGTGTGAATGGTATTGCAGATAATGTGCGCATTATGGCTATTCGTACCGTACCCGATGGCGATGAATGGGACAAAGATGTGGCAGCTTCGATAAAGTATGCCATCGACAATGGTGCTGAAATTATTAATATGAGTTTTGGTAAAAGCTATTCGCCTCAGAAGCATTTTGTCGATAGCATTGTGAAGCTTGCCGATGCGGCCAATGTGTTATTGGTCCATGCTGCCGGAAACGACAACAACAATATCGATATAGAAGAGAATTTCCCAAACCGCTATTCGTCTGGTGCAGAATTGTTGGTCAATAATTACATTACTGTTGGAGCTTCTGCTATTTCGGCTAAAAAGAACAACCTGGTTGCAGGTTTTTCCAACTATGGCAAAAAACAGGTCGATTTGTTTGCACCAGGGCATGACCTTTTGCTCTGCGCACCCGGCAATGAATACGAGGTAGCCAGCGGAACCAGTTTTGCTGCCCCAGTGGTAAGTGGAGTAGCTGCCCTTATTAAATCGTACTACCCCATGCTTAGCGCTGCCCAGGTAAAAGATATCATCTTAAAATCGGCAGTAACCAACGATTATGATGTCAAACTTCCCGGAACCACAGGCAAAAAAGCCACAATTGTTCCGTTTAAAGATCTTTCCCTCACAGGGGGTGTGGTGAATGTGTACGAAGCTCTGAAACTGGCAGAAACCGTTTCGAAGCAATAA
- the rfbC gene encoding dTDP-4-dehydrorhamnose 3,5-epimerase codes for MKIIPTFIADLFVIEPQVIEDARGYFFEAYNQQILEKAGIHLNFVQDNQSHSSYGVLRGLHFQKAPMAQTKLVRALEGTIFDVAVDCRRKSPTFGKWFGVELSASNKKQLLVPKGFAHGFSVLSEKATVMYKCDQFYAPSYDAGFAYNDADLNIDWQLPPSKIILSAKDAKLPSWKNADINFD; via the coding sequence GTGAAAATAATCCCCACATTCATAGCCGACCTCTTTGTTATAGAACCGCAGGTAATAGAAGATGCACGAGGATACTTCTTCGAAGCTTATAATCAGCAAATACTTGAAAAGGCAGGAATTCATCTCAATTTTGTTCAAGATAACCAATCCCATTCATCTTATGGAGTTTTACGTGGCTTACATTTTCAAAAGGCCCCCATGGCACAGACGAAATTGGTAAGAGCACTGGAAGGGACTATTTTTGATGTAGCTGTCGATTGCCGCCGTAAGTCCCCCACCTTTGGAAAGTGGTTTGGCGTGGAGCTTTCTGCTTCAAATAAAAAACAACTATTGGTACCTAAAGGATTTGCTCATGGTTTCTCGGTGTTAAGCGAAAAAGCCACCGTGATGTACAAATGCGATCAATTTTATGCCCCCTCATACGATGCTGGGTTTGCCTATAACGATGCCGACTTGAATATCGATTGGCAGCTGCCTCCTTCAAAAATAATACTGTCGGCCAAAGACGCCAAACTTCCATCTTGGAAAAATGCCGACATCAATTTCGATTAA